TCCGCTGCACGCCGGCGTTCAGGCCCTGCAGGCCCATGAGCTGACGCAGCCGCCCGCGCGCTGGCTGATCTTCACCAAGGCCGCCCACACCCAGGCCGCGCTGCAAAGCATTGCCCACCTGATAGGGCCTGAGGCCCTGCTGCTCAGCCTGCAAAACGGCATAGGACATATCGAGACCCTGCACGGATTTGCCGATTCCCAGCAGATCGCCGTGGGTGTGACGACATGGCCGGCCCGGTTGCTGGCTCCCGGAAAAGTGAGTTCGCTGGGCAGCGGCAAGATCCGCTTCATGCCGCGCACCGGACAGGTGGACGCCGGCTTCCAGGACTTCTGCGACGACCTCAACCGCGCCGGCCTGCATTGCGAGATCGATCCCGAGGTCGAGACCGCCATCTGGGAGAAGCTGGCCTTCAATGCAGCCTTCAACGGTCTGTGCGGCATCACGCGCCAGACCGTTGACGGACTGGCCAGTCCTCTGGGCCGCAGCCTGATCCGCGAAGTCCTGGACGAGGTCGTTGCCGTGGCTGCGGCCAACGGCATCGCCGTGGACGCCCTGCGCATCCAGGCCACGGTGGAGGACGCCCTGAACCATCATGTGGGGCACCAGCCATCGCTGCTGCAGGACCTGCTGGCGGGGCGCCCCACCGAGACCGACTCCATCCACGGCGCGGTGGTGCGCGCGGGCGAGCGGCATGGCATAGCCACACCCATGACACGTACCCTGCACCGGCTCATCAGCATGACACAGCAGCGCACGTCATAGGACAAGGACTCGGCGAAGACGCATCGAAGGCCCGGAAAAGACAGCAAAACAAAGAGAA
This region of Comamonas thiooxydans genomic DNA includes:
- a CDS encoding ketopantoate reductase family protein: MHNTQEPQAATVGILGAGAMGTLFGTRLARAGIPVTLVDVNAQLLQTIREHGVHCETDQGPLHAGVQALQAHELTQPPARWLIFTKAAHTQAALQSIAHLIGPEALLLSLQNGIGHIETLHGFADSQQIAVGVTTWPARLLAPGKVSSLGSGKIRFMPRTGQVDAGFQDFCDDLNRAGLHCEIDPEVETAIWEKLAFNAAFNGLCGITRQTVDGLASPLGRSLIREVLDEVVAVAAANGIAVDALRIQATVEDALNHHVGHQPSLLQDLLAGRPTETDSIHGAVVRAGERHGIATPMTRTLHRLISMTQQRTS